From one Scophthalmus maximus strain ysfricsl-2021 chromosome 19, ASM2237912v1, whole genome shotgun sequence genomic stretch:
- the LOC118313691 gene encoding granzyme A — translation MFHQRDFTVFLSCLALVIVQSSHGSEIIGGKEVEPHSLPFMALLQKDKPQCGGILIDRSWVLTAAHCTDMKKVLLGVHSIKADEKNSRQVIKVKKSYPHPCYDPVEHDNDLMLLKLGKSVKETKTVKCLKVGNTIKEPSAGTHCTVAGWGRTNNAVAKMSDVLMSVNVTVIARVTCNSPEYYNSKPVITSSMICAGSDGKKNTDTCRGDSGGPLLCGGALVGVTSFGIKCGLIKKPGVYSYLSAKQLHWIKMTMKKSDA, via the exons ATGTTTCATCAGAGggatttcacagtttttttgtcCTGCTTGGCACTCGTCATTGTCCAGTCAA GTCATGGTTCTGAGATTATTGGTGGGAAAGAAGTGGAGCCCCACTCACTGCCCTTCATGGCTCTGCTTCAGAAGGACAAACCACAATGTGGAGGGATACTGATCGATCGGTCGTGGGTCCTGACTGCTGCCCACTGTACAGA CATGAAGAAGGTGTTGCTGGGGGTGCACTCCATCAAAGCAGATGAAAAGAATTCCAGGCAGGTTATAAAGGTTAAGAAATCTTATCCTCATCCCTGCTATGATCCAGTAGAACATGACAATGACCTCATGTTGCTCAAG cttggCAAATCAGTGAAGGAAACCAAGACAGTGAAGTGTCTCAAGGTCGGTAACACCATCAAAGAACCGTCAGCTGGCACCCACTGTACGGTGGCAGGATGGGGCAGAACAAACAACGCTGTTGCGAAAATGTCAGACGTCCTGATGTCTGTTAATGTGACTGTGATCGCTAGAGTGACATGCAACTCCCCTGAATATTACAACTCCAAACCAGTTATCACCAGCAGCATGATATGTGCTGGTTCAGACGGTAAAAAGAATACTGACACCTGTCGG GGGGATTCAGGAGGCCCACTGTTGTGCGGCGGAGCGCTAGTTGGAGTCACTTCTTTCGGAATCAAGTGTGGCCTGATTAAAAAGCCTGGAGTGTACTCTTACCTCTCAGCTAAACAACTCCACTGGatcaaaatgacaatgaagaaGTCTGACGCATGA